In Paenibacillus sp. 1781tsa1, one DNA window encodes the following:
- a CDS encoding CidA/LrgA family holin-like protein produces the protein MKKWGLGISQVALLMVFSLLMDLLARTIHLPVPGSILGMVVLFILLQTRVVKLRWIEVGAAWLLGELLLFFIPSAVGIMNYMPMLEHDGLQILFIVLLSTFLVMSCTGLVATRIAKRKERHTG, from the coding sequence GTGAAAAAATGGGGCCTTGGTATTTCACAGGTTGCGCTCTTAATGGTTTTTTCACTGCTTATGGACCTGCTGGCCCGTACTATCCATCTTCCTGTACCGGGTTCGATTCTCGGTATGGTTGTGCTATTCATTCTGCTTCAGACTCGTGTCGTGAAGCTACGCTGGATTGAAGTTGGAGCTGCATGGCTGCTCGGTGAGCTATTATTATTTTTCATCCCGTCAGCCGTTGGCATCATGAACTATATGCCCATGCTGGAGCATGACGGACTGCAGATTTTATTCATCGTACTACTTAGTACTTTCCTGGTCATGTCCTGCACAGGCCTGGTGGCTACACGAATTGCCAAACGAAAGGAGCGTCACACTGGATGA
- a CDS encoding LysR family transcriptional regulator, with protein sequence MDIRHLQYFLEVARQQSFTKAAEVLYITQPTISKTVKSLEEELGITLLDRYGKKVELTDAGHVFFRQALEIEKSFRSLSSELDDLMNLKKGHLRIGLPPMVGSSFFPMIIGEFHKAYPQVTIQLFEDGAKKVEADVISGALDIGVAVLPTVDELLDHFVFVKEKLNLLVHPSHPLAGKEAVALHELENDAFVLFREDFALHDRIIVACQHAGFQPRVVYESSQWDLLSAMVAANLGVALLPETICREVDHMRVRIIPVVEPVIPWQLGMIWRKDRYLSFATREWIGFTQSMLGE encoded by the coding sequence ATGGATATCCGCCATTTGCAATATTTTCTGGAAGTTGCCCGGCAGCAGAGCTTCACCAAAGCCGCCGAGGTTCTGTATATCACCCAGCCGACCATCAGCAAGACGGTCAAGAGTCTTGAAGAGGAATTGGGGATCACGCTACTGGACCGTTATGGCAAAAAGGTGGAACTAACTGATGCAGGCCATGTGTTTTTCCGGCAGGCGCTTGAGATCGAAAAATCATTCCGCAGTCTGTCATCCGAATTGGACGATCTGATGAACTTGAAGAAAGGGCATCTGCGGATTGGCTTGCCGCCGATGGTGGGGTCCAGCTTTTTCCCCATGATCATTGGTGAATTTCACAAAGCCTACCCGCAGGTGACCATTCAGCTATTTGAGGATGGTGCCAAAAAAGTGGAGGCGGATGTGATCAGTGGTGCTCTGGATATTGGCGTTGCAGTACTGCCAACCGTGGATGAGCTGTTGGATCATTTTGTGTTTGTCAAAGAGAAGCTAAACCTGCTCGTACATCCCTCACATCCACTTGCGGGGAAAGAAGCGGTTGCGCTGCATGAACTGGAAAACGACGCCTTTGTACTCTTTCGGGAGGATTTTGCGTTGCATGACCGGATTATTGTGGCTTGTCAGCATGCGGGATTCCAGCCCCGTGTGGTATATGAGAGCTCTCAGTGGGATCTGCTCAGCGCGATGGTTGCCGCCAATCTGGGTGTAGCCTTACTACCGGAAACGATCTGTCGTGAGGTGGATCACATGCGCGTGCGCATTATACCCGTGGTGGAACCGGTGATTCCATGGCAGCTCGGCATGATCTGGCGGAAGGACCGTTATCTGTCTTTTGCCACGAGAGAGTGGATTGGATTCACACAGTCGATGTTGGGTGAGTAA
- a CDS encoding LrgB family protein: MIGFLCLLLTVGIYGVAKRMYRNLPKVYLSPLLITPLLVVGILLATGTDYTTYSSGGKWLSLLLQPATVAFAVPLYTFFHVLKKHISEIVFSVMTGSVVAVLSSALLAKWLQLDSGLIHSLIPRSITTPIAMNVSATIGGIPAITAVFVIMTGLLGVIMGPSIVKMLRIDGEIARGTLFGTGAHGTGTSKAFELSSLTGTISSISMVLAALFTLAVAPILSKLIFP, from the coding sequence ATGATTGGATTTCTCTGCTTGTTGTTAACCGTTGGGATCTATGGGGTAGCCAAACGAATGTATCGTAATCTGCCGAAAGTGTATCTGTCTCCGTTGCTCATTACGCCGCTTCTTGTCGTTGGCATATTGCTCGCAACGGGAACGGATTATACCACGTATAGTAGTGGTGGCAAATGGCTGAGTCTGCTTCTTCAACCGGCCACCGTGGCTTTTGCCGTACCGCTCTACACCTTTTTCCATGTACTCAAAAAACATATTTCCGAGATTGTCTTCAGTGTCATGACAGGCTCGGTGGTTGCGGTGCTGTCTTCGGCCCTGCTTGCCAAATGGCTGCAACTGGATTCAGGACTGATCCATAGCTTGATCCCGCGTTCCATTACAACTCCAATTGCGATGAACGTATCCGCAACGATTGGGGGAATTCCGGCAATTACCGCAGTTTTTGTTATTATGACCGGCCTGCTCGGGGTGATTATGGGACCTTCTATCGTCAAGATGCTGCGCATCGATGGGGAGATTGCACGAGGCACACTGTTTGGAACCGGTGCCCATGGCACAGGGACATCCAAGGCGTTTGAACTGAGTTCCCTGACAGGTACCATCTCTAGCATCTCCATGGTGCTCGCTGCATTATTCACTTTAGCCGTTGCACCTATCCTTTCCAAACTTATTTTCCCATAA
- a CDS encoding helix-turn-helix domain-containing protein yields the protein MITQAIDIIGKKWVLLIMYQLLSGPKRFTELEAEMAISGRLLSERLKEMETEGIVTRHMFPEIPPRVEYELTPKGRAIEPVIDQIYSWSSDWLKQQKSE from the coding sequence ATGATCACTCAGGCGATAGACATCATAGGCAAGAAATGGGTACTGTTAATCATGTACCAACTGTTGTCCGGACCCAAACGGTTCACGGAGCTTGAAGCAGAGATGGCGATCAGTGGACGACTTTTATCGGAGAGATTGAAGGAAATGGAGACGGAAGGTATCGTAACCCGGCATATGTTTCCGGAGATTCCTCCTCGTGTAGAGTATGAATTAACACCCAAAGGTAGAGCGATTGAACCTGTCATTGATCAGATCTACAGCTGGTCTTCCGACTGGTTGAAACAACAGAAATCCGAGTAA
- a CDS encoding glycerol-3-phosphate dehydrogenase/oxidase produces the protein MTNTFSSAYRTEYLQSMMNAHFDILIIGGGITGAGIALDAVSRGLKTALVEMQDFAAGTSSRSTKLVHGGLRYLKQYEVKMVAEVGRERAVVYENGPHVTTPEPMLLPIYTAGTFGRFSTSIGLMVYDRLAGVKRSERRQMLNAGAVSDSEPLLRKQGLLGGGLYVEYRTDDARLTIEVLKEAVKRGAQAVNYVKAIGFLKEDGQITGIQAMDQIDGQTYTLKASKVINASGPWVDGLRELDGSRQGKTLQMTKGIHLVFDGERFPLRQAVYFDTPDGRMVFAVPRDGKTYVGTTDTVYQDDPAHPQISDSDRDYVIDAINGMFPDVHIGTEDVESGWAGVRPLIHEEGKNPSEISRKDEVWVSDSNLITIAGGKLTGYRKMAEMVVDLVARQMEQESGHPIGPCVTKKMPISGGDVGGSAGFVSYAERKIKDGVALGLARPAAERLVRTYGSNVEALYERMPDPRTKSELHGMPQELLLMLSYAIDEEMAVTPSDFLVRRTGDLFFRIDEVRRYKTAVISYMAGRLNWSEEEEVKHTQELDQLLLEASGKI, from the coding sequence ATGACAAATACGTTCTCGTCAGCATACCGGACCGAATATTTGCAAAGCATGATGAATGCACATTTTGACATATTGATTATTGGCGGGGGGATTACAGGCGCAGGGATTGCATTGGATGCCGTTTCACGCGGATTGAAGACAGCGCTTGTAGAAATGCAGGATTTTGCAGCAGGTACATCCAGTCGTTCGACCAAACTTGTCCATGGCGGATTACGTTATCTGAAGCAATATGAAGTGAAAATGGTTGCTGAGGTAGGACGGGAGCGGGCTGTCGTTTATGAGAATGGGCCACATGTGACAACACCGGAACCGATGTTGTTACCGATCTATACGGCAGGTACGTTCGGCCGATTCAGCACATCCATTGGACTGATGGTGTATGATCGGCTCGCCGGGGTGAAGCGCAGTGAACGACGCCAAATGTTGAATGCTGGAGCGGTGTCAGATAGTGAACCTTTATTACGCAAACAGGGATTGTTGGGTGGTGGACTCTATGTGGAGTATCGCACTGACGATGCCAGGCTCACCATTGAAGTGTTGAAAGAAGCTGTCAAACGTGGGGCACAGGCAGTGAACTACGTCAAGGCGATAGGTTTCCTGAAGGAGGATGGCCAAATTACAGGTATTCAGGCCATGGATCAGATCGATGGGCAGACCTATACGCTGAAAGCAAGCAAGGTGATCAACGCTTCCGGTCCATGGGTGGACGGTCTGCGGGAATTGGATGGCTCACGCCAGGGTAAAACGCTCCAGATGACCAAAGGCATTCATTTGGTCTTTGATGGTGAACGATTCCCATTGAGGCAGGCCGTCTATTTTGATACACCAGATGGTCGAATGGTGTTTGCAGTCCCACGTGATGGCAAAACCTATGTCGGAACAACCGACACCGTATATCAGGACGATCCTGCACACCCGCAAATTTCCGACTCGGATCGCGATTATGTGATTGATGCAATCAATGGCATGTTTCCAGATGTGCACATTGGTACCGAGGACGTGGAATCAGGATGGGCGGGTGTGCGTCCACTCATTCATGAGGAAGGCAAGAATCCTTCCGAAATTTCACGTAAAGATGAAGTCTGGGTCTCTGATTCCAATCTGATTACGATTGCCGGGGGCAAGTTAACCGGATACCGTAAAATGGCAGAGATGGTCGTTGATCTGGTCGCACGCCAGATGGAGCAGGAGAGTGGACATCCCATAGGCCCTTGTGTAACAAAAAAGATGCCCATCTCTGGCGGTGACGTAGGGGGTTCGGCTGGATTTGTATCGTACGCGGAGCGCAAGATCAAGGATGGTGTTGCCTTGGGACTTGCTCGACCTGCTGCGGAGCGACTGGTCCGCACGTATGGTTCCAATGTGGAGGCACTATATGAGCGAATGCCCGATCCACGCACCAAGTCCGAGCTTCATGGCATGCCACAGGAGCTATTGTTGATGTTAAGTTACGCGATTGATGAAGAGATGGCTGTAACTCCGTCTGATTTTTTGGTACGAAGAACAGGTGATTTATTCTTCCGTATTGATGAAGTTCGTCGCTATAAAACAGCGGTTATCTCGTATATGGCAGGTCGTTTGAACTGGTCTGAAGAGGAAGAGGTTAAACATACACAGGAACTGGATCAGCTGTTGCTGGAAGCATCCGGCAAAATCTGA
- a CDS encoding Gfo/Idh/MocA family protein: protein MTLQIGIIGTGWFSKVHADILARMEGVRVASVCGTTLEKAEAMASVYDAVGYGELEHMLDGEKLDAVYICVPPMSHGSIESELIRRGIPFLVEKPLSTGMDVPRQVLDQVQKSGLLTSVGYHFRYQEAAQVLQQAMKEQTVGMALGRWMGGMPGVAWWRRQDGSGGQFVEQTTHIVDLLRYCAGEVTEVYAVAAQRSMHEKHEHVSVADVANVTLKLESGAIASIANTCLLPDGEGGAGLQFYTDAGVWDWTPERLLLPSAATHAMAGLEISAGPNPYERENEAFIHALRTGDRSRILSDYADACRTQEITTAALASADSGLPVKLQPSKHLSH, encoded by the coding sequence ATGACATTACAGATCGGAATCATTGGAACAGGCTGGTTCAGTAAGGTGCACGCGGATATTCTCGCACGGATGGAAGGTGTTCGTGTCGCGAGTGTCTGTGGAACAACGTTGGAAAAGGCAGAGGCTATGGCCTCTGTCTATGATGCTGTTGGTTACGGGGAACTTGAACATATGCTGGATGGTGAGAAGCTGGATGCGGTGTATATCTGTGTGCCTCCGATGTCTCACGGATCGATAGAGTCCGAATTAATCCGCCGCGGTATTCCATTCCTGGTGGAGAAACCTTTGAGCACCGGAATGGACGTGCCGCGTCAGGTGTTGGATCAGGTGCAAAAGAGCGGATTGTTAACCTCTGTCGGATACCATTTCCGTTATCAGGAGGCTGCTCAAGTACTGCAACAAGCGATGAAAGAACAGACGGTCGGCATGGCTCTTGGCCGCTGGATGGGCGGAATGCCAGGGGTTGCCTGGTGGCGGCGTCAGGACGGTTCTGGAGGACAATTCGTAGAGCAGACTACACATATTGTAGACTTGCTTCGGTATTGTGCAGGAGAAGTTACGGAGGTATATGCTGTAGCAGCTCAGCGAAGCATGCATGAGAAACATGAGCATGTCAGCGTTGCTGATGTGGCGAATGTGACACTCAAGCTGGAAAGTGGAGCGATTGCAAGCATCGCCAATACCTGTCTGTTGCCAGACGGGGAGGGCGGCGCAGGGCTTCAATTCTACACGGATGCAGGTGTGTGGGACTGGACACCAGAACGTTTGCTTCTGCCAAGTGCCGCAACACATGCGATGGCAGGCCTGGAGATTTCTGCAGGACCTAATCCATACGAGCGTGAGAATGAAGCGTTCATTCATGCCCTGCGTACCGGGGACCGTTCACGAATCCTGTCCGATTATGCGGATGCCTGCCGTACACAGGAGATTACGACAGCGGCGTTGGCATCGGCTGATTCCGGTCTGCCTGTCAAGCTTCAGCCCTCAAAGCATCTCTCTCATTAA
- the glpK gene encoding glycerol kinase GlpK: protein MEKYILALDQGTTSSRAILFNRDGEIVHIAQQEFPQYFPKPGWVEQNANEIWSSILAVMASCLAESGIKPVQIAGIGITNQRETVVVWDSETGRPIYNAVVWQSRQTADICDELKMQGLGDLFRRKTGLLIDPYFSGTKVKWILDHVPGARERAEKGELLFGTIDSWLIWKLSGGTHVTDISNASRTLMYNIYDLQWDDELLEILDIPKAMLPEVRGSSEVYAHTTDYHFFGHRIPIAGAAGDQQAAMFGQGCYTKGSMKNTYGTGCFMLMNTGENPVQSDHGLITTIAWGMNGKVEYALEGSIFVAGSAVQWLRDGLRMLRSSKDSEDYASRVPSTDGVYMVPAFVGLGSPYWDSEVKGAVFGLTRGTTKEHFIRATLEALAYQTKDVLEAMESDSGIPVHALRVDGGAAANDFLMQFQSDILGIPVERPTVNETTALGAAYLAGLAVGYWTSADELTDHENTERVFQPVMAEQQRTELYAGWKRAVNAAMAFK from the coding sequence ATGGAAAAGTATATATTGGCTCTGGATCAGGGAACGACAAGCTCCCGAGCTATTCTGTTTAACCGTGATGGAGAGATCGTGCACATTGCACAGCAGGAATTCCCCCAGTATTTCCCCAAGCCGGGCTGGGTAGAGCAGAATGCCAATGAAATCTGGAGTTCCATTCTTGCCGTGATGGCTTCATGTCTGGCAGAGAGCGGCATCAAACCGGTTCAGATTGCGGGAATTGGAATTACCAATCAGCGGGAGACTGTGGTGGTATGGGACTCAGAAACAGGCAGACCGATCTATAATGCAGTGGTATGGCAGTCCAGACAGACTGCAGATATCTGTGATGAATTGAAGATGCAAGGTCTCGGGGACCTTTTCCGCCGCAAAACAGGACTACTGATCGATCCGTACTTCTCGGGAACGAAGGTCAAATGGATTCTGGATCATGTCCCTGGTGCCCGGGAGCGGGCAGAGAAGGGTGAATTACTGTTTGGCACGATTGATAGCTGGCTGATCTGGAAACTAAGCGGGGGGACACATGTCACGGATATATCCAATGCCTCACGCACCCTGATGTATAACATCTATGATCTGCAATGGGATGACGAATTATTGGAGATACTCGACATTCCTAAGGCCATGCTGCCAGAAGTGCGAGGTTCATCCGAGGTGTATGCACACACGACAGACTATCATTTCTTCGGTCATCGGATTCCGATTGCGGGAGCGGCAGGAGATCAGCAGGCAGCGATGTTTGGTCAGGGCTGTTACACCAAGGGCAGTATGAAAAATACATATGGTACCGGATGTTTCATGCTCATGAATACAGGAGAGAACCCGGTGCAATCCGATCACGGACTGATTACGACCATTGCTTGGGGGATGAATGGCAAGGTTGAATATGCGCTTGAAGGCAGTATTTTTGTTGCAGGTTCAGCGGTTCAGTGGCTGCGTGACGGATTAAGGATGCTGCGATCATCCAAAGACAGTGAGGACTACGCCTCACGCGTGCCTTCAACGGACGGCGTATATATGGTACCTGCTTTTGTGGGACTGGGCAGTCCGTATTGGGATAGTGAGGTTAAGGGTGCGGTGTTTGGCCTGACCCGAGGTACGACGAAGGAACACTTTATCCGTGCTACGCTTGAGGCGTTGGCGTATCAGACCAAAGATGTACTGGAGGCCATGGAATCCGACTCGGGTATTCCCGTGCATGCTCTGCGCGTGGATGGAGGAGCGGCGGCCAATGATTTTCTTATGCAATTTCAGAGTGATATTCTGGGCATTCCTGTCGAACGCCCAACGGTGAATGAAACGACGGCATTGGGTGCGGCTTATCTGGCAGGATTGGCGGTTGGATATTGGACGAGTGCGGATGAATTGACCGATCATGAAAATACGGAGCGTGTCTTCCAGCCTGTTATGGCTGAGCAACAACGGACAGAACTGTATGCAGGCTGGAAACGCGCAGTGAACGCAGCGATGGCTTTTAAATAA
- a CDS encoding GNAT family N-acetyltransferase gives MYTKEMLITDPERNGKRVKAVVRNYIAADFEELIRIQAESFPPPYPEELLWSHEQLNSHVQHYPEGAICIELDGELAGSMTSLRMQWDPAHPASHTWAEVTDDGYIRNHQSDGNTLYIVDLCVRPKYRKWGLAQLMMQAMYHLVIAQGMDRLLGAGRMPGYHLVADQLSAQEYLDQVSAGEKRDPVISFLLRCGRMPVGVTADYLDDEESCNYAALMEWRNPFR, from the coding sequence ATGTATACGAAAGAAATGCTGATCACCGACCCGGAGCGGAATGGTAAAAGGGTAAAGGCAGTCGTCCGCAATTATATTGCAGCCGACTTTGAGGAACTCATTCGCATTCAGGCGGAGAGTTTCCCTCCTCCTTATCCGGAAGAGCTGCTCTGGAGTCACGAGCAGCTCAACAGTCATGTGCAGCATTACCCGGAAGGGGCCATCTGCATTGAATTGGATGGAGAATTGGCCGGATCGATGACTTCGCTGCGGATGCAGTGGGACCCTGCACATCCGGCGAGTCATACCTGGGCCGAAGTAACGGATGACGGCTATATTCGTAACCACCAGTCGGATGGCAACACGCTGTATATTGTTGATCTCTGTGTTCGTCCGAAGTACCGCAAGTGGGGACTGGCTCAGCTTATGATGCAGGCGATGTACCACCTGGTGATTGCACAGGGTATGGACCGGTTACTAGGTGCCGGTAGAATGCCGGGTTATCATCTGGTTGCAGACCAACTGTCTGCACAGGAATATCTGGACCAAGTATCCGCGGGAGAGAAGCGTGACCCGGTGATATCGTTCTTGCTTCGTTGTGGCCGCATGCCCGTAGGCGTAACCGCAGATTATCTGGACGATGAAGAGTCGTGTAATTATGCTGCCTTGATGGAGTGGCGGAATCCATTTCGATAA
- a CDS encoding DoxX family protein: MNKILGYIFLVVLAGVFVITGVNKISGADMMIQTFESFSYPTWTMYLLGAAELLSAVGLLIPRTRILASGILTFILIGAVGSHLIYAQYAAVPFPAVLLVANIIVLIVGMRRLEAEEEGQMDAIQV; the protein is encoded by the coding sequence ATGAACAAAATTTTGGGTTATATTTTTTTGGTTGTGCTTGCAGGTGTGTTTGTCATCACGGGGGTTAATAAAATTAGTGGAGCAGACATGATGATTCAGACATTCGAGAGTTTCTCTTATCCAACATGGACCATGTATCTGCTCGGCGCTGCCGAATTGCTTAGTGCAGTCGGGCTGCTGATTCCACGGACTCGTATCCTGGCTTCTGGCATACTGACATTCATTCTAATTGGAGCCGTGGGAAGTCATCTAATCTATGCACAATATGCTGCGGTTCCATTCCCGGCTGTGTTGTTGGTAGCTAACATTATTGTCCTGATTGTGGGCATGCGCAGATTGGAAGCGGAAGAAGAAGGCCAGATGGATGCGATTCAGGTATAA
- a CDS encoding AbrB/MazE/SpoVT family DNA-binding domain-containing protein yields the protein MKRTGMKRSLDRLGRIVLPKEMRDTMEIHIGDPLEFFIEGKELILRKYKSTLCIFCGDVDTEMYFKEQFICRTCAIQLKHPDDSPDWFVPQNKQAPAPVERPATKSAPVSSPAREEGTTADNQEYPDLRPKTARMLQQMKEIVEQNPGLAQQQIAEKLGISQGRVSQLKKLL from the coding sequence ATGAAAAGAACCGGAATGAAGAGATCTCTGGACCGTCTTGGACGAATTGTCCTTCCCAAAGAAATGCGGGATACGATGGAAATCCATATCGGCGATCCGCTTGAGTTTTTCATTGAAGGGAAAGAGTTGATTTTAAGAAAGTACAAATCAACATTATGTATTTTTTGCGGTGATGTAGACACGGAAATGTATTTCAAAGAACAATTCATCTGCCGGACTTGTGCAATTCAATTAAAACACCCGGATGACTCTCCCGACTGGTTCGTACCTCAGAACAAACAGGCTCCTGCACCCGTGGAGCGTCCTGCTACCAAATCCGCCCCTGTCTCATCTCCCGCTAGGGAAGAAGGGACCACAGCTGACAACCAAGAATACCCGGACCTGCGGCCAAAGACGGCACGCATGCTGCAACAGATGAAAGAAATTGTTGAACAGAATCCTGGTTTGGCTCAACAGCAAATTGCGGAAAAGCTTGGCATTAGCCAAGGACGCGTCTCTCAATTAAAAAAGTTACTATAA
- a CDS encoding GTP cyclohydrolase II: MINSHIIQLLAPKIQTFPSGKEFIYLVGPIKLPVNLDGETKTFQWYSWMKSDKAMESGELIESLAAAELAERQQSSVLVYGDFADAQEALIRMHSICHTGDIFGSKRCDCGFQLEQSMKMIAAHGAGALFYLANHEGRGIGLFSKAMAYILQEEGLDTVDANLQLGFTDDARNYDDAIAVLRALRSAPVTLITNNPRKLAALQEAGLNVGGRVPLWGDRSAFNEKYLQTKVNRSGHLAENDGWAGAETLLPHAQA; the protein is encoded by the coding sequence ATGATCAATTCACATATTATTCAACTGCTTGCCCCCAAAATTCAGACTTTTCCGAGTGGAAAAGAGTTTATATACCTGGTGGGACCGATCAAGCTTCCGGTTAACCTCGATGGGGAGACCAAGACATTTCAGTGGTATAGCTGGATGAAATCGGACAAAGCGATGGAGAGCGGCGAGTTAATTGAATCCCTAGCTGCTGCTGAACTGGCAGAGCGTCAACAATCCAGTGTTCTGGTCTATGGCGATTTTGCCGACGCACAAGAAGCATTAATTCGGATGCACAGCATCTGTCATACAGGCGACATCTTTGGCAGCAAACGCTGTGATTGCGGTTTCCAGTTGGAGCAATCCATGAAAATGATCGCTGCTCACGGAGCAGGTGCCCTGTTCTATCTTGCGAACCATGAGGGACGTGGCATCGGTCTGTTCAGCAAAGCGATGGCGTACATTTTGCAAGAAGAAGGTCTGGATACGGTAGATGCGAACTTGCAGCTTGGATTTACGGACGATGCTCGTAATTATGACGATGCAATTGCAGTGTTGCGTGCGCTTCGCTCCGCACCGGTAACATTGATTACCAATAATCCGCGGAAGCTGGCTGCCTTGCAGGAAGCGGGATTGAATGTGGGCGGACGTGTCCCGCTGTGGGGAGACCGCTCTGCGTTCAATGAAAAATATCTGCAGACCAAAGTGAACCGTTCCGGTCACTTGGCAGAAAATGATGGCTGGGCCGGGGCAGAGACGCTGCTTCCGCATGCACAGGCTTAA
- a CDS encoding glycerol-3-phosphate responsive antiterminator translates to MPFEGQRILPAAKSMKQFEAMIEGPYTYGVMLETHIAQLQSVMDEARRYDKKILLHADLVQGLKNDEYAAEYLCQHIRPAGLISTRASVIQKAKQKGIMAIQRIFLLDTHALEKSYLLLAKTQPDYIEVLPGVIPHIIAEVSVRTGIPIIAGGLIRSPEEVELALGVGATAVTTSNADLIRHFEKSLTP, encoded by the coding sequence GTGCCATTTGAGGGACAACGTATATTGCCAGCTGCGAAGAGCATGAAGCAGTTTGAAGCGATGATTGAAGGCCCTTATACCTATGGGGTGATGCTGGAAACCCATATTGCACAGCTTCAGAGTGTGATGGACGAGGCGCGGCGATATGACAAAAAGATACTTTTGCATGCAGATCTGGTACAGGGATTGAAGAATGATGAGTATGCGGCAGAGTATCTGTGTCAGCACATTCGTCCGGCAGGACTAATCTCTACACGTGCAAGTGTCATTCAGAAAGCGAAGCAGAAGGGCATTATGGCTATTCAGCGTATTTTTCTGCTGGACACTCATGCTCTGGAGAAAAGTTATCTGTTGCTGGCCAAAACTCAACCTGATTATATTGAAGTACTACCTGGCGTCATTCCGCATATTATTGCGGAAGTGTCTGTGCGTACCGGTATCCCTATTATTGCAGGGGGATTGATTCGATCACCGGAAGAGGTTGAACTTGCGCTTGGCGTCGGGGCTACGGCAGTGACCACATCCAATGCAGATCTGATCCGACACTTTGAGAAATCGCTTACACCGTAA
- a CDS encoding carbon-nitrogen hydrolase family protein: MKLRVSAVQYQLHTISSFEQFAAQAEHYIRTASEYGTEFVLFPEFFTTQLMSIGDKQGNALTIEDLPNFTEQYEQLFMSLAAKYGMHVIGGTHVIRREGKLYNTAHMFYPDGRIVRQDKIHITPTEVQEWNMAPGDGLEVFDTDKGRIAMLTCYDIEFPEIVRMAKAKGADVIFCPSCTDDRHGFYRVRYTSHARAVENQVYVVLTGTVGNLPTVDFMRANYGQAAIITPNDIPFPPRGILAEGEINNDMIVTADLDLDLLYEVRERGSVTTWRDRRTDLYTDWE; this comes from the coding sequence ATGAAACTACGGGTATCCGCTGTACAATACCAATTGCACACAATCAGCTCGTTTGAGCAGTTCGCCGCTCAGGCTGAGCATTACATACGGACAGCGAGTGAATACGGAACTGAATTTGTGCTGTTCCCGGAATTTTTCACAACGCAATTAATGTCCATTGGGGACAAACAAGGCAATGCATTGACCATTGAAGATCTGCCGAACTTTACGGAACAATATGAACAACTGTTCATGTCACTTGCTGCCAAGTACGGCATGCACGTCATCGGGGGAACCCACGTCATTCGCCGTGAAGGGAAGCTATATAATACAGCCCACATGTTCTACCCGGATGGTCGCATCGTGCGCCAAGACAAGATTCACATTACGCCAACCGAAGTACAGGAATGGAACATGGCTCCCGGAGATGGACTTGAGGTGTTCGACACCGATAAAGGCCGTATTGCCATGCTGACCTGTTACGACATTGAATTCCCGGAAATTGTGCGCATGGCCAAAGCCAAAGGTGCTGACGTGATCTTCTGTCCTTCCTGCACGGACGATCGTCACGGATTCTATCGTGTGCGTTATACGAGTCATGCCCGCGCGGTGGAGAATCAGGTATATGTGGTGTTAACCGGAACGGTGGGTAACTTGCCGACGGTTGACTTCATGCGTGCCAACTATGGACAAGCTGCAATCATTACGCCGAATGATATCCCATTCCCGCCACGTGGCATTCTGGCCGAGGGTGAGATTAACAACGATATGATTGTGACCGCCGATCTGGATCTGGACTTATTATATGAGGTGCGTGAACGTGGATCGGTAACGACCTGGCGTGACCGCCGAACTGATCTGTATACCGATTGGGAGTAG